A single region of the Mycobacterium lentiflavum genome encodes:
- a CDS encoding metal-dependent hydrolase family protein codes for MQTLKAAGLLDVDAGEIVSPGVVKIEDDRIVGIGGDPEGDIVDLGGQILLPGLMDMEVNLLMGGRGETPGLSQVQDDPPTRVLRAVGNARRTLRAGFTTVRNLGLFVKTGGYLLDVALGKAIDAGWIDGPRIIPAGHAITPTGGHLDPTMFAAFMPGALELTVEEGIANGVDEIRKAVRYQIKHGAQLIKVCVSGGVMSLTGEAGAQHYSDEELRAIVDEAHRRGLRVAAHTHGAEAVKHAVACGIDCIEHGFLMDDEAIQMLVDNDRFLVTTRRLAQAMDVSRAPKELQDKAAEMFPKAETSIKAAYEAGVKIAVGTDAPAIPHGKNADELVTLVEWGMPPLAVLRAATITAADLINKTDRGRLASGQLADIIAVPGNPLEDITVTQRVSFVMKGGKVYVNTAQQN; via the coding sequence GTGCAGACGCTCAAGGCCGCCGGGCTGCTCGACGTCGACGCCGGTGAGATCGTCTCGCCTGGCGTCGTAAAGATCGAGGACGACCGGATCGTCGGTATCGGTGGTGATCCCGAGGGCGACATAGTCGACCTGGGCGGTCAGATCCTGCTGCCCGGGCTGATGGACATGGAGGTCAACCTCCTGATGGGCGGGCGCGGCGAGACACCGGGGCTGTCCCAGGTGCAGGACGACCCCCCGACGCGGGTGCTGCGCGCGGTCGGCAATGCGCGGCGCACGCTGCGCGCCGGGTTCACCACCGTGCGCAACCTGGGCCTGTTCGTCAAGACCGGCGGCTACCTGCTCGACGTCGCACTGGGCAAGGCCATCGACGCGGGGTGGATCGACGGGCCCCGCATCATCCCGGCCGGCCACGCGATCACGCCGACGGGCGGGCACCTGGACCCGACGATGTTCGCCGCCTTCATGCCGGGTGCCCTTGAGCTCACGGTCGAAGAGGGCATCGCCAACGGGGTCGACGAAATCCGCAAGGCGGTGCGCTACCAGATCAAGCATGGCGCCCAGCTCATCAAGGTGTGCGTGTCCGGCGGCGTGATGTCGCTAACCGGAGAGGCTGGCGCACAACACTATTCGGACGAAGAACTGCGCGCGATCGTCGACGAGGCGCACCGGCGCGGGCTGCGCGTGGCCGCCCACACGCACGGCGCGGAGGCGGTCAAGCACGCGGTCGCGTGCGGTATCGACTGCATCGAACACGGGTTCCTGATGGACGACGAGGCCATCCAGATGCTGGTCGACAACGACCGGTTCCTGGTCACCACCCGCAGGCTCGCCCAGGCGATGGACGTATCCCGCGCTCCGAAAGAGTTGCAGGACAAGGCCGCCGAGATGTTCCCGAAGGCGGAAACCTCGATCAAGGCCGCCTACGAGGCCGGCGTGAAGATCGCGGTCGGCACCGACGCGCCGGCGATCCCGCACGGGAAGAACGCCGACGAGCTGGTCACCCTCGTCGAATGGGGGATGCCACCGCTGGCGGTGCTGCGGGCCGCCACGATCACCGCCGCCGACCTCATCAACAAGACCGACCGGGGCCGGCTCGCGTCGGGTCAGCTCGCGGATATCATCGCGGTACCCGGAAATCCGTTGGAAGACATCACCGTTACCCAGCGCGTCAGCTTTGTCATGAAAGGCGGCAAGGTCTATGTCAACACAGCCCAACAGAACTGA
- a CDS encoding DUF4190 domain-containing protein, protein MRYPVEHRNQAGVAAVVLGGLALVSCWLLIGVPLGIAALITGDIARRRASRGEATNPRAAVAGMVLGTVAIIAGLIAIGYYSWLDTQDPDHLQRCLDDPATNNC, encoded by the coding sequence ATGCGCTATCCCGTGGAACATCGAAATCAGGCCGGCGTCGCTGCGGTGGTCCTGGGCGGGTTGGCACTCGTCTCCTGCTGGTTGCTGATCGGGGTGCCCTTGGGTATCGCGGCGCTGATCACGGGCGACATCGCCCGACGGCGAGCGAGTCGCGGAGAAGCCACCAATCCCCGGGCCGCGGTAGCGGGCATGGTGTTGGGGACGGTGGCAATCATCGCCGGGCTCATCGCGATCGGCTATTACTCCTGGCTGGACACCCAGGATCCCGACCATTTGCAGCGGTGCCTGGACGACCCCGCCACCAATAACTGCTAA
- a CDS encoding acyl-CoA dehydrogenase family protein, with protein MNVEQFRSGLRKWLDENDLTPGPDHSLQGHMLQFRRVSRALYDADWMRYGWAEEVGGLGGPALLRAIVGEEVVGRRLAEPGPYSMLEVLTPTMIDYAPPELAAEMVPRLLRGEEQWCQGFSEPGSGSDLASLTTRAVQDGDNWIVTGQKVWTSFAQFSTRCVLLTRTGPGHDGITAFFVDLDTPGITIRPLRTMHGVDEFCEVYYDDVVIPSSRMLGKPGDGWKLAMDLLPFERSTCFWQRIAYLYSRFDALIAEVSGGSQHRGHDEYDLGAAYLALHTLRCRSRATQYRLRDGARLGPDTSIDKVLLASAEQRLYDTVRDLLPGDLELDDTPWRSEYLYSRASTIYGGTAEIQRNIIARRLLDLGKE; from the coding sequence GTGAATGTCGAGCAGTTCCGGTCGGGTCTGCGTAAGTGGCTCGACGAGAACGACTTAACGCCCGGACCCGACCACTCGCTGCAGGGGCACATGCTGCAGTTCCGCCGCGTCAGCCGGGCTTTGTACGACGCCGATTGGATGCGCTACGGCTGGGCGGAAGAGGTTGGCGGGTTGGGCGGGCCGGCGTTGCTGCGCGCGATCGTCGGCGAAGAGGTGGTGGGCCGGCGGTTGGCCGAGCCCGGCCCGTATTCGATGCTCGAGGTGCTGACACCCACGATGATCGACTACGCCCCGCCGGAACTGGCCGCGGAGATGGTGCCACGGCTGCTGCGCGGCGAAGAACAATGGTGCCAAGGTTTTTCCGAGCCCGGCTCCGGCAGCGACCTGGCCTCGCTGACGACTCGGGCCGTCCAAGACGGCGACAACTGGATCGTCACCGGGCAAAAGGTCTGGACCAGCTTCGCGCAGTTCTCCACCCGCTGCGTTCTGTTGACCCGCACCGGACCCGGCCATGACGGCATCACCGCATTCTTCGTCGACCTCGACACCCCCGGCATCACCATCCGGCCGTTGCGCACCATGCACGGCGTCGACGAGTTCTGCGAGGTGTACTACGACGACGTGGTGATCCCGTCGAGCCGGATGCTCGGCAAGCCGGGCGACGGCTGGAAACTCGCGATGGACCTGCTCCCCTTCGAGCGGTCCACCTGCTTCTGGCAGCGCATCGCCTACCTTTACTCCCGTTTTGATGCGCTCATCGCCGAGGTGTCCGGCGGCAGCCAGCACCGCGGCCACGACGAATACGACCTGGGCGCAGCGTATCTCGCGCTGCACACGCTGCGCTGCCGCTCCCGTGCCACCCAATACCGGCTGCGCGACGGCGCCCGCCTGGGCCCCGACACCTCCATCGACAAGGTGCTGCTCGCCTCCGCCGAGCAGCGGCTGTACGACACCGTGCGCGATCTGCTGCCCGGCGACCTCGAGCTCGATGACACACCGTGGCGCTCGGAGTACCTGTACTCGCGCGCGTCGACCATTTACGGCGGGACCGCCGAGATTCAGCGCAACATCATCGCCCGCCGGCTTCTCGACCTCGGGAAGGAGTGA
- a CDS encoding nuclear transport factor 2 family protein, with protein MSTQPNRTDDLVEIQQLLARYAVTITQEDIDGLIGVFTPDGTYSAFGSTYQLDRFPELVAAAPKGLFLTGTALVENLDGDSASGTQPLCFIDGSTHDMRIGYYRDTYARTADGWRLKTRAMTFIRRSGVHDSGRPHAIGRPQP; from the coding sequence ATGTCAACACAGCCCAACAGAACTGACGATCTGGTCGAGATCCAGCAGCTGCTCGCCCGCTACGCCGTCACCATCACCCAAGAAGACATCGACGGCCTGATCGGCGTCTTCACACCGGACGGAACCTACAGCGCGTTCGGCTCCACCTACCAGCTGGACAGGTTTCCGGAGCTGGTAGCTGCCGCACCAAAGGGCCTGTTCCTCACCGGAACCGCCTTGGTCGAGAACCTCGACGGCGACTCGGCGAGCGGCACCCAGCCGTTGTGCTTCATCGACGGCTCCACGCACGACATGCGGATCGGCTACTACCGCGATACCTACGCCAGGACCGCGGACGGCTGGCGACTCAAGACCCGCGCCATGACGTTCATTCGTCGCAGCGGTGTGCACGACTCCGGGCGTCCGCACGCCATCGGCCGTCCGCAGCCATGA
- a CDS encoding acyl-CoA dehydrogenase family protein: protein MNFELTDDQELIRKSVAELARKFDDQYWMEKDLAHEFPTEFYKAIADGGWLGMTIPTEFGGHGLGITEATILLEEVAKAGGAMNAASAIHLSIFGMQPVVVHGSDDLKARTLPSVATGEVHVCFGVTEPGAGLDTSRITTFAKRDGDKYVVNGRKVWISKAMESSKILLLTRTQSYDEVTKKTDGMTLFLTDLDRRRVDVRPIRKMGRNAVSSNELFIDNLEVPIEDRVGEEGKGFQYILDGLNPERMLIAAEALGIGRVALEKAVKYGNEREVFGRPIGMNQGLQFPLADSLARLDAAELMLRKATWLYDNGKPCGREANTAKYLCADAGFTAADRALQTHGGMGYAEEYHITRYFRESRLMKIAPVSQEMILNFLGANVLKLPRSY, encoded by the coding sequence ATGAATTTTGAGCTGACCGATGACCAGGAGCTGATCCGCAAGTCGGTCGCTGAGCTCGCGCGCAAGTTCGACGACCAGTACTGGATGGAAAAGGATCTCGCGCACGAGTTTCCGACCGAGTTCTACAAGGCGATAGCCGACGGCGGCTGGCTCGGTATGACGATCCCGACCGAGTTCGGCGGCCACGGACTCGGAATCACCGAGGCGACCATCCTGCTCGAGGAGGTGGCCAAGGCCGGCGGTGCGATGAACGCGGCCAGTGCGATCCACCTGTCCATCTTCGGCATGCAACCCGTCGTGGTGCACGGTTCGGACGACCTCAAGGCGCGCACCCTGCCGTCGGTGGCGACGGGCGAGGTGCACGTCTGCTTCGGTGTGACCGAACCCGGTGCTGGACTCGATACTTCGCGCATCACCACGTTCGCTAAGCGCGACGGCGACAAGTACGTCGTCAATGGCCGCAAGGTGTGGATCTCCAAGGCGATGGAATCGTCCAAGATCCTGTTGCTGACCCGCACCCAGAGTTATGACGAGGTCACCAAGAAGACCGACGGGATGACGCTGTTTCTCACCGATCTTGATCGCCGACGCGTCGACGTCCGCCCGATCCGTAAGATGGGCCGCAACGCCGTCAGCTCCAACGAGTTGTTCATCGACAACCTAGAAGTACCGATCGAGGACCGAGTCGGCGAGGAGGGCAAGGGATTTCAGTACATCCTCGATGGCCTGAATCCCGAGCGGATGCTGATCGCGGCCGAGGCGCTCGGCATCGGCCGGGTGGCGCTGGAAAAAGCGGTGAAGTACGGCAACGAGCGTGAGGTCTTCGGCCGGCCGATCGGCATGAACCAGGGCCTGCAGTTCCCGCTCGCGGATTCGCTTGCCCGCCTCGACGCCGCCGAACTGATGCTGCGCAAGGCCACCTGGCTGTACGACAACGGCAAACCCTGTGGGCGCGAAGCGAATACCGCAAAATATCTCTGCGCCGATGCGGGCTTCACCGCCGCCGACCGGGCGTTGCAAACCCACGGCGGCATGGGCTACGCCGAGGAATACCACATCACCCGCTACTTCCGTGAGTCCCGGCTGATGAAGATCGCTCCGGTCAGCCAGGAGATGATCCTGAACTTCCTGGGTGCTAACGTCCTGAAATTGCCGAGGAGCTATTGA
- a CDS encoding aromatic ring-hydroxylating oxygenase subunit alpha, producing MAHFPKPAAGSWTENYPELGTAPVDYTDSIDPAFFEAERDAVFRRTWLNVGRVERLPKTGSYFTRELPATGKGTSVIITKTKDGTVKAYHNVCRHRGNKLVWNDFPNEETSGTCRQFTCKYHAWRYSLDGDLTFVQQEDEFFNLDKSQYGLAPVRCEVWEGFIFINFDDNAAPLTDYLGPLAKSIEGYPFGEMTETYSYRAEVGSNWKLFIDAFVEFYHAPILHQGQYTKEEAAKIQKYGYEALHYEVAGPHSLQSTWGGQAPPADMSMVKPLDQVLRSGLFGPWDKPELMENFELPPGVNVKKVPQWGIDSWLFYPNFMLLIWEPGWYLTYHYWPTAVDKHIFESSLYFVPPRNARERLAQELAAVTFKEYALQDANTLEATQTMIGTRAVKEFLLCDQEVLIRHLHKTTGDYVKEYQRNGVTV from the coding sequence GTGGCCCACTTCCCCAAGCCAGCCGCCGGCAGCTGGACTGAAAACTACCCCGAGCTGGGAACCGCGCCGGTCGACTACACCGACTCGATCGACCCGGCTTTCTTCGAGGCCGAACGCGACGCGGTCTTCAGGAGGACCTGGCTCAACGTCGGCCGGGTCGAGCGGCTACCCAAGACGGGCAGCTACTTCACCAGGGAACTGCCGGCGACCGGCAAGGGCACCTCGGTGATCATCACCAAGACCAAGGACGGAACGGTCAAGGCCTACCACAACGTCTGCCGCCACCGCGGAAACAAGCTGGTGTGGAACGACTTTCCCAACGAGGAGACCTCCGGCACCTGCCGGCAGTTCACCTGTAAGTACCACGCCTGGCGTTACAGCCTGGACGGCGATCTGACCTTCGTGCAACAGGAAGACGAGTTCTTCAACCTCGACAAGAGTCAGTACGGTCTGGCACCGGTTCGATGCGAGGTGTGGGAAGGCTTCATCTTCATCAACTTCGACGACAACGCGGCGCCGCTCACCGACTACCTCGGGCCGCTGGCCAAGAGCATCGAGGGCTATCCCTTCGGCGAGATGACTGAGACGTACTCGTACCGGGCCGAGGTCGGCAGCAATTGGAAACTGTTCATCGACGCGTTCGTCGAGTTCTACCACGCGCCGATCCTGCACCAGGGGCAGTACACCAAGGAGGAAGCCGCCAAGATCCAGAAGTACGGCTACGAGGCGCTGCATTACGAGGTGGCCGGCCCGCACAGCCTGCAGTCGACCTGGGGTGGTCAGGCGCCGCCGGCGGACATGAGCATGGTCAAGCCGCTGGACCAGGTTTTGCGCAGCGGTTTGTTCGGTCCGTGGGACAAGCCCGAGCTGATGGAGAACTTCGAACTGCCGCCGGGTGTCAACGTGAAGAAGGTGCCGCAGTGGGGCATCGACTCGTGGCTGTTCTACCCGAACTTCATGCTGCTGATCTGGGAACCCGGCTGGTACCTGACCTACCACTACTGGCCGACTGCGGTCGACAAGCACATCTTCGAATCGTCGCTGTATTTCGTTCCGCCGCGCAATGCGCGAGAGCGGCTGGCCCAGGAGTTGGCGGCCGTGACGTTCAAGGAGTATGCGTTGCAGGACGCCAACACCTTGGAGGCCACCCAGACCATGATCGGTACCCGTGCCGTCAAGGAGTTCCTGCTATGCGACCAGGAAGTCCTGATCCGCCACCTGCACAAGACCACCGGCGACTATGTGAAGGAGTACCAGCGCAATGGCGTTACCGTCTGA
- a CDS encoding acyl-CoA dehydrogenase family protein: MRVPAENLVGELNAGWRVATGSLGHERAMLWLDYADMLHAMTVESSPTGPMQRDRYATLVMDFYAMRLLGSATLAKAARGQEDVPAQSVLKLLGSEAMQRACEDALNAKGGDGLVLRGVTAPFAPLNLDSHYGSWFDRYARTFAATIAGGTSEVQRNIIAERVLGLPRG, from the coding sequence GTGAGAGTGCCGGCCGAGAACTTGGTGGGCGAGCTCAACGCGGGCTGGCGTGTCGCGACCGGTTCACTCGGCCACGAACGCGCCATGCTGTGGCTGGACTACGCCGACATGCTGCACGCGATGACGGTCGAGTCCAGTCCAACCGGACCCATGCAGCGGGATCGCTACGCCACGCTGGTGATGGATTTTTACGCGATGCGGTTGCTTGGGTCGGCGACGTTGGCCAAAGCCGCGCGCGGCCAAGAAGATGTTCCCGCGCAGTCGGTGCTCAAGCTGCTCGGTTCGGAGGCGATGCAGCGCGCGTGCGAGGACGCCCTGAACGCCAAGGGGGGCGACGGACTGGTGTTGCGCGGGGTCACCGCGCCATTCGCTCCGCTCAACCTGGACAGCCACTACGGCAGCTGGTTTGACCGCTACGCGCGCACCTTCGCCGCGACCATCGCCGGCGGTACGTCCGAAGTGCAGCGCAACATCATCGCCGAACGAGTCCTGGGACTGCCTCGCGGTTAG
- a CDS encoding amidohydrolase family protein, with amino-acid sequence MNKEDMMLISVDDHTVEPPDMFKNHLSKKYQDDAPRLVHNDDGSDMWKFRDTVIPNVALNAVAGRPKEEYGIEPTGLDEIRPGCYNVDERVKDMNAGGILASICFPSFPGFAGRLFATDDHDFSVALVQAYNDWHIDEWCGAYPARFIPMAIPVIWDAEACAAEVRRVSKKGVHALTFTENPAAMGYPSFHDDYWNPLWKALVDTDTVMNVHIGSSGRLAITAPDAPMDVMITLQPMNIVQAAADLLWSRPIKEYPDLKIALSEGGTGWIPYFLERADRTYEMHSTWTHQDFKGKLPSEVFRDHFLTCFISDKVGVALRHMIGIDNICWEADYPHSDSMWPGAPEELWDVLSTNNVPDDDINKMTYENAMRWYSFDPFTHISREQATVGALRKAAEGHDVSIKAAGHDKDSRAGSSFADFAANAKALSGNKD; translated from the coding sequence ATGAACAAAGAAGACATGATGCTGATCAGCGTCGACGACCACACCGTCGAGCCACCCGACATGTTCAAGAACCACCTGTCGAAGAAGTACCAGGACGACGCACCGCGGCTGGTGCACAACGATGACGGCTCGGACATGTGGAAGTTTCGCGACACGGTCATCCCGAACGTCGCGCTGAACGCGGTCGCCGGCCGGCCCAAGGAGGAGTACGGCATCGAGCCGACCGGGCTCGACGAGATCCGGCCCGGTTGCTACAACGTCGACGAACGCGTCAAGGACATGAATGCCGGCGGCATCCTGGCCTCCATCTGCTTCCCGTCGTTCCCGGGTTTCGCCGGGCGGCTGTTCGCCACCGACGACCATGACTTCTCGGTCGCGCTGGTGCAGGCCTACAACGACTGGCACATCGACGAGTGGTGCGGAGCCTACCCCGCGCGATTCATCCCGATGGCGATCCCGGTGATCTGGGATGCCGAGGCGTGCGCCGCCGAAGTCCGCCGGGTGTCGAAGAAGGGCGTGCACGCGTTGACCTTCACCGAAAATCCCGCCGCGATGGGCTATCCCAGCTTCCACGACGACTACTGGAACCCGCTGTGGAAGGCCTTGGTGGACACCGACACCGTGATGAACGTGCACATCGGTTCGTCCGGGCGGTTGGCCATCACGGCGCCGGATGCGCCGATGGACGTGATGATCACGCTGCAGCCGATGAACATCGTGCAGGCCGCCGCCGACCTGCTGTGGTCGCGGCCGATCAAGGAGTACCCGGACCTGAAGATCGCGCTTTCCGAGGGTGGGACCGGCTGGATTCCTTACTTCCTGGAGCGCGCCGACCGGACCTACGAGATGCACTCCACCTGGACGCACCAGGACTTCAAGGGCAAGCTGCCCAGCGAGGTCTTCCGCGACCACTTCCTGACCTGCTTCATCAGTGACAAGGTTGGAGTGGCGCTGCGCCACATGATCGGCATCGACAACATCTGCTGGGAGGCTGACTACCCGCACAGCGACTCGATGTGGCCGGGTGCGCCGGAAGAGCTGTGGGATGTGCTGTCCACCAACAACGTTCCCGACGACGACATCAACAAGATGACCTACGAGAACGCCATGCGGTGGTACTCGTTCGACCCCTTCACGCACATTTCGCGCGAACAGGCGACCGTCGGTGCACTGCGCAAGGCCGCCGAGGGACACGACGTCTCGATCAAGGCGGCGGGCCACGACAAGGACAGTCGGGCCGGCTCGTCCTTCGCGGACTTCGCGGCTAACGCGAAAGCCCTTTCCGGCAACAAGGACTGA
- a CDS encoding carboxymuconolactone decarboxylase family protein, whose amino-acid sequence MRLSPLPADQWDEATQQALSAMRGADTNNALSTLAHHPPLAKAFLRFNVHLLMTSTLPARIRELAILRVAHRRECAYEWSHHVSMAKAEGITDEQIDDVRRGTAADPFDRTVLTAVDELEEQSQLSDRTWTALGERLDDRQRMDFVFTVGCYALLAMAFNTFGVELEQAAESGGKT is encoded by the coding sequence ATGCGCTTGTCGCCGCTGCCCGCGGATCAGTGGGACGAGGCTACCCAGCAGGCACTCTCGGCAATGCGGGGCGCAGACACCAATAACGCGCTGTCCACGCTGGCCCACCACCCGCCCCTGGCCAAGGCTTTCCTCCGATTCAACGTCCACCTGCTGATGACGTCGACGCTGCCGGCCCGCATCCGCGAACTGGCCATTCTGCGCGTCGCGCATCGCCGCGAGTGCGCCTACGAGTGGTCGCACCACGTCAGCATGGCCAAGGCGGAGGGCATCACCGACGAGCAGATCGACGACGTTCGGCGGGGCACGGCCGCGGACCCGTTCGATCGCACGGTGCTGACCGCGGTCGACGAACTCGAGGAACAGTCTCAACTGTCGGACCGGACCTGGACGGCGCTCGGTGAGCGCCTCGACGACCGGCAGCGCATGGATTTCGTCTTCACGGTCGGCTGCTACGCCCTGCTGGCCATGGCTTTCAACACTTTTGGCGTAGAGCTCGAACAGGCCGCCGAATCCGGCGGCAAGACCTAG
- a CDS encoding acyl-CoA dehydrogenase family protein, translated as MGGACGAKLDVALADLGWHDMLDEIPNIAIPLVFRLLGETGAHAPVLNDVVLRAAGRAPGGVTPLPFAGGSWVVWNREEIPSSAIDSELPIHPVAEGDSAAQAGLAAGRQALGWWLVGASRAMLALARQHALDRVQFGRHISSFQAIRHRLAETLVAVEGAEATLHAASTASDDPDDLASLLAKAAAGQAALTAARHCQQVLGGIGFTAEHQLHHHITRSLILDNLLGSARELTSQAGVALRAKGSAPRLVQL; from the coding sequence ATGGGCGGGGCTTGCGGCGCAAAGCTCGATGTGGCGTTGGCCGACCTCGGCTGGCACGACATGCTGGACGAAATCCCGAATATCGCAATACCTTTGGTGTTCCGACTGCTCGGCGAGACCGGCGCGCACGCGCCGGTGCTCAACGATGTGGTGCTGCGGGCGGCCGGACGGGCCCCCGGCGGCGTCACCCCGCTTCCGTTCGCCGGTGGCTCCTGGGTGGTTTGGAATCGCGAAGAGATCCCGAGTTCGGCGATCGACAGCGAGTTGCCGATACATCCCGTCGCAGAAGGCGATTCAGCTGCGCAAGCCGGGCTAGCCGCCGGTCGGCAAGCACTGGGCTGGTGGCTGGTGGGCGCCAGCCGTGCGATGCTCGCACTCGCGCGCCAGCACGCGCTGGACCGGGTGCAGTTCGGCCGTCACATCAGCTCGTTTCAGGCGATCCGGCACCGACTGGCCGAGACACTGGTCGCGGTCGAGGGCGCCGAAGCGACCCTGCACGCGGCCAGCACCGCATCGGATGACCCCGACGACCTGGCCAGCCTGCTGGCCAAAGCGGCGGCCGGTCAGGCGGCGCTGACCGCGGCGCGGCACTGTCAGCAAGTGCTCGGCGGTATCGGTTTCACCGCCGAGCACCAGCTTCATCACCACATCACCCGGTCGCTGATTCTGGACAACCTGCTCGGCAGCGCCCGAGAACTGACCTCGCAGGCCGGAGTAGCCTTGCGGGCCAAGGGATCTGCGCCGCGACTGGTGCAGCTGTAG